The Gambusia affinis linkage group LG11, SWU_Gaff_1.0, whole genome shotgun sequence genome contains a region encoding:
- the LOC122839564 gene encoding gap junction alpha-8 protein-like: MGDWSFLGNILEEVNEHSTVIGRVWLTVLFIFRILILGTAAEFVWGDEQSDYVCNTQQPGCENVCYDEAFPISHIRLWVLQIIFVSTPSLVYVGHAVHHVHMEEKRKEREEAELSRQQELSEERLPLAPDQGSVRTTKETSTKGSKKFRLEGTLLRTYICHIIFKTLFEVGFVVGQYFLYGFRILPLYKCSRWPCPNTVDCFVSRPTEKTVFIIFMLAVACVSLFLNFVEISHLGLKKIRFVFRKPAPAPAQGEGTAPPLPSQGKGLSPLAVPALQRAKGYKLLEEEKVPPVTHLYPLAEVGMEAGRGTPPFQTLEEKVEEVLPMEDISKVYDETLPSYSQTTGTGEVTLHEEEVEEVPPPEVEAERIEEGLDEDAEVEEAENEEMETPAEAEVEATDTIEDTRPLSRLSKASSRARSFTLSHLLHQHE; encoded by the exons ATGGGTGACTGGAGCTTTCTGGGTAACATTTTAGAGGAAGTCAACGAGCACTCCACGGTGATCGGCCGGGTGTGGCTCACAGTGCTGTTCATCTTCCGTATCCTCATACTGGGCACAGCGGCAGAGTTCGTGTGGGGCGACGAGCAGTCCGACTATGTTTGCAACACGCAACAGCCTGGATGCGAGAATGTGTGCTACGACGAGGCCTTCCCCATCTCCCACATCCGCCTGTGGGTGCTCCAGATCATCTTTGTGTCCACGCCGTCTCTGGTGTACGTCGGCCACGCTGTGCACCATGTCCACATGGAGGAGAAACGTAAGGAGCGAGAGGAGGCAGAGCTTAGCAGGCAACAGGAACTGAGCGAAGAGCGTCTGCCTCTGGCACCTGATCAGGGAAGTGTCCGCACAACTAAGGAGACCAGCACCAAAGGCAGCAAGAAGTTTCGCCTGGAGGGCACCCTGCTGAGGACCTACATTTGCCACATTATCTTCAAGACACTATTTGAAGTGGGTTTTGTGGTAGGGCAGTACTTTCTTTATGGCTTCCGCATCCTGCCACTGTACAAATGCAGCCGATGGCCCTGCCCCAACACGGTGGACTGCTTTGTGTCTCGCCCTACGGAGAAGACtgtcttcatcatcttcatgtTGGCTGTGGCCTGTGTCTCGCTCTTCCTCAACTTTGTGGAGATCAGCCACTTGGGTCTGAAGAAAATCCGCTTTGTCTTCCGTAAGCCAGCCCCAGCTCCAGCCCAAGGCGAGGGCACAGCCCCGCCTCTGCCATCACAAGGAAAAGGTCTGTCCCCACTGGCTGTTCCCGCTTTGCAAAGAGCAAAAGGCTACAAGTTGCTAGAGGAGGAAAAGGTTCCACCTGTAACTCACCTCTACCCTCTGGCTGAGGTAGGCATGGAGGCTGGCAGAGGGACTCCACCCTTCCAGACACTGgaggagaaggtggaggaggtaCTGCCCATGGAGGACATCTCTAAGGTGTACGATGAGACTCTGCCTTCCTACAGTCAAACAACGGGGACAGGGGAAGTGACGTTACATGAAGAAGAGGTTGAGGAGGTGCCGCCACCAGAGGTGGAAGCAGAGAGAATAGAGGAAGGTCTAGATGAGGATGCGGAGGTAGAGGAAGCAGAAAACGAGGAGATGGAAACCCCTGCTGAGGCAGAGGTGGAGGCAACGGATACGATAGAAGACACCAGACCATTGAGTCGACTGAGCAAAGCAAGCAGCAGGGCCAG GTCTTTCACTCTGAGTCACCTGTTACATCAGCACGAATAA